From Paenibacillus sp. PK3_47, the proteins below share one genomic window:
- the nifE gene encoding nitrogenase iron-molybdenum cofactor biosynthesis protein NifE produces MDPVRKEEFDSGACGSLAPKTKACPRPKPGEAAGGCSFDGAQITLLPIMDAAHLVHGPIACAGNSWESRGALSSGPSLSQYGFATDLNDSDIIFGGEKKLKESIDYIAGRFAPPAIFVYSTCVTALIGEDMDAVCKEAADRLGIPVVPVNSPGFVGSKNLGNRLAGDALLQYVIGTGEPEPEMQPGVNLIGEYNIAGEMWDIEKLMNSAGIAVTSRITGDARYKEIAWAHRARVNMVVCSRALLGLAREMESRYGIPYFEGSFYGAKETTYSLRQMAYLMNDRDMERRVDRLTEREENRLAQDLRPYRKLLKGKKAVLYTGGVKSWSVISALKELGVQVVGVGTNKSTEDDVRRIADRVGDDTEYIPEGGASRILKTVKERKADIMIAGGRNMYVAMKEQIPFIDINQERHKAYAGYEGLLRLAKELTYSLANPVWKLAASPAPWDREAPPYDR; encoded by the coding sequence ATGGATCCTGTTCGGAAAGAGGAATTTGATTCCGGAGCCTGCGGCAGCCTGGCCCCCAAAACCAAGGCCTGTCCGCGGCCCAAGCCGGGAGAAGCGGCTGGAGGCTGCTCCTTCGACGGCGCGCAGATTACACTGCTGCCGATCATGGATGCTGCGCATCTGGTCCATGGGCCGATAGCCTGCGCAGGGAACAGCTGGGAGAGCAGAGGCGCTCTTTCGAGCGGCCCCTCCCTGTCGCAGTACGGCTTCGCTACGGATCTGAATGATTCCGATATTATTTTTGGCGGAGAGAAGAAACTGAAGGAGAGTATCGACTATATTGCCGGGCGCTTTGCGCCTCCGGCAATATTTGTATATTCAACCTGTGTGACTGCACTCATTGGCGAGGATATGGATGCTGTGTGCAAGGAGGCGGCAGACCGCCTGGGCATTCCTGTAGTCCCTGTGAACAGCCCGGGCTTCGTCGGCAGCAAAAATCTCGGCAACCGGCTGGCAGGCGACGCCCTGCTGCAGTATGTGATCGGGACAGGAGAACCCGAACCGGAAATGCAGCCTGGCGTGAACCTGATCGGCGAATACAACATCGCCGGCGAAATGTGGGATATTGAGAAGCTGATGAACAGCGCAGGGATCGCTGTGACTTCACGCATCACCGGCGATGCCAGATATAAGGAAATTGCCTGGGCGCACCGGGCCAGGGTGAACATGGTCGTCTGCAGCCGGGCGCTGCTGGGACTCGCTAGGGAGATGGAGTCAAGATACGGAATTCCGTATTTCGAAGGCTCCTTCTACGGGGCGAAGGAGACAACTTATTCGCTGCGCCAGATGGCTTATCTGATGAATGACAGGGACATGGAGCGCCGGGTGGACCGGCTCACCGAGCGGGAGGAGAACCGTCTGGCCCAGGACCTGCGGCCTTACCGCAAGCTGCTTAAAGGCAAAAAGGCTGTGCTGTATACCGGCGGTGTTAAAAGCTGGTCGGTAATCTCCGCGCTCAAGGAGCTTGGGGTACAGGTGGTCGGCGTCGGCACAAATAAAAGCACGGAGGATGATGTGCGCCGGATTGCAGACCGGGTAGGCGATGACACGGAGTATATCCCGGAAGGCGGGGCCAGCCGGATTCTGAAGACGGTAAAGGAACGTAAGGCTGATATCATGATCGCCGGCGGGCGCAATATGTATGTGGCCATGAAGGAGCAGATCCCGTTCATCGACATCAACCAGGAGCGGCATAAAGCCTATGCCGGCTATGAGGGCCTGCTGCGGCTGGCCAAGGAGCTTACGTACTCCCTGGCGAATCCGGTCTGGAAGCTGGCGGCAAGCCCTGCTCCATGGGATAGGGAGGCACCGCCGTATGACCGTTAA
- the nifK gene encoding nitrogenase molybdenum-iron protein subunit beta has translation MSKDKLDIPDYNTLFSEHRFVEQRLNKQQFEAPCSEQETAEALAYSKSAEYMEKNFSRKAVVINPHKACQPLGSIMAALGFEKTLPFVHGSQGCNSYFRSHLSRHFKEPTPAVSSSMTEDAAVFGGMNNLIDGLENSVALYKPEMVAVCTTCMAEVIGDDLSAFIGNARQKGVIAEDFPVAFCNTPSFVGSHITGYDSMLKGILSYLYERSGVEAAPGRGEETGEKLNVMLGFEPYTGNFAEIRKILDAFDTKYTLLGDHSGNYDSPATGEYEYYYGGTKLEDVPLAAKALGTLSLQKYTLRKTQEYISGTWKQQISALSAPLGITGTDKLLEAISELTGLPVPASLTEERGRVVDALTDSHPYIHGKRVALVGDPDLLIGLIGFCLETGMEPVHIVCSNGDVDFDGVKFKEEAEALLSASPYGSEAAVYVGNDLWHMRSLLLNDPVDLAIGSSHLKFAAKDAGVPLIRVGFPIFDRHHMHRHPIIGYQGALNLIGLIVNTVLDELDRNNSGFNYDLVR, from the coding sequence ATGAGCAAGGACAAACTGGATATACCGGACTATAACACGCTGTTCTCGGAGCACCGGTTCGTCGAGCAGCGGCTCAACAAGCAGCAGTTCGAAGCACCCTGCAGTGAGCAGGAGACAGCGGAAGCGCTCGCCTATTCGAAATCTGCAGAGTATATGGAGAAGAATTTCAGCCGCAAAGCGGTGGTTATTAATCCGCATAAGGCCTGCCAGCCGCTGGGCTCGATTATGGCCGCGCTCGGCTTCGAGAAGACACTGCCCTTCGTACACGGCTCCCAAGGCTGCAACTCGTATTTCCGCAGTCATCTAAGCCGCCATTTTAAAGAGCCGACACCGGCAGTTTCCTCATCCATGACGGAAGATGCAGCGGTATTCGGCGGCATGAACAACCTGATTGACGGCCTGGAGAACAGTGTGGCGCTGTACAAACCGGAGATGGTGGCGGTCTGTACGACCTGCATGGCCGAGGTTATCGGTGACGATTTGTCCGCGTTTATCGGCAATGCCCGCCAAAAGGGAGTCATTGCAGAGGACTTCCCGGTAGCCTTCTGCAATACGCCAAGCTTCGTCGGCTCCCATATTACCGGCTATGATTCCATGCTCAAGGGCATTCTGAGCTACTTGTATGAACGTTCCGGTGTTGAGGCGGCTCCGGGCAGGGGTGAAGAAACAGGGGAAAAGCTGAACGTGATGCTCGGCTTCGAGCCCTATACCGGCAACTTTGCCGAGATCCGCAAAATTCTGGATGCTTTTGATACCAAATACACCCTGCTCGGTGATCACAGCGGCAATTATGATTCACCTGCCACAGGTGAATACGAATACTACTACGGCGGCACAAAGCTTGAAGATGTTCCGCTGGCCGCGAAGGCGCTTGGCACATTATCCCTGCAGAAATACACGCTGAGAAAAACCCAAGAGTACATCAGCGGAACCTGGAAACAGCAGATTTCTGCCCTATCTGCGCCGCTTGGAATCACAGGTACCGACAAGCTGCTGGAGGCAATCAGTGAGCTGACAGGACTTCCGGTTCCGGCATCGCTGACAGAAGAACGGGGCCGGGTGGTCGATGCCCTTACAGACAGCCATCCGTACATTCACGGCAAACGGGTTGCGCTTGTCGGCGATCCTGACCTGCTCATTGGCCTGATCGGCTTCTGCCTGGAGACCGGCATGGAGCCGGTGCATATTGTCTGCTCCAACGGTGATGTGGATTTTGACGGTGTGAAATTCAAAGAGGAAGCGGAGGCGCTTCTGTCAGCCAGCCCTTACGGCTCAGAGGCGGCCGTCTATGTGGGGAACGACCTGTGGCATATGCGCTCCCTGCTGCTGAACGACCCTGTGGATCTGGCCATCGGCAGCTCCCACCTGAAGTTTGCCGCCAAAGATGCGGGTGTTCCGCTGATCCGGGTAGGCTTTCCGATCTTTGACCGCCATCACATGCACCGACATCCGATTATCGGGTATCAGGGAGCGCTGAATTTAATCGGGCTGATTGTAAATACGGTTCTGGATGAGCTGGACCGCAATAACTCCGGCTTCAATTATGATCTGGTAAGGTAA